From Erigeron canadensis isolate Cc75 chromosome 8, C_canadensis_v1, whole genome shotgun sequence, one genomic window encodes:
- the LOC122610151 gene encoding uncharacterized protein LOC122610151, translating into MARPWTADETINLARAWLDVAEDPNVEAFQQQRTFWSRVREVFINLQNHQGEQRSLESVQGKWRKMRHSIHEFEHIYACFHNEENPRRAELALEEYRMTHPDFLYLPEWHLLRASAKIYDVILSNMS; encoded by the coding sequence ATGGCTAGACCTTGGACAGCAGATGAGACTATAAATTTAGCGAGAGCTTGGCTTGACGTAGCCGAAGATCCAAATGTAGAGGCTTTCCAACAACAAAGAACTTTTTGGAGCCGTGTAAGGGAGGTATTTATTAATCTCCAAAATCATCAAGGCGAGCAAAGGAGCCTTGAGAGTGTGCAAGGAAAATGGCGGAAGATGCGCCACTCTATTCACGAGTTCGAGCACATCTATGCTTGTTTTCACAATGAAGAAAACCCGAGGCGTGCCGAACTTGCTTTAGAGGAGTATCGTATGACGCATCCTGATTTTCTCTACCTCCCGGAGTGGCACTTGCTACGAGCTAGTGCAAAGATTTATGATGTGATTTTATCGAATATGTCTTAG